One stretch of Alcaligenes faecalis DNA includes these proteins:
- a CDS encoding nucleoside 2-deoxyribosyltransferase, whose protein sequence is MKRIYLAGPDVFFSDATERAKLHKQLVRDFGFKPLHPVDQEEIEASSIYHHNIRLLDQADAVLANITPFRGAEIDTGTAFEIGYAVAQGLPVFTYRSTADTVLDTVREHYSPVVLDPASQIWRDRNGALIEDFGLPSNLMVAISTEFVHGSFTDALIAAQDYFKAIS, encoded by the coding sequence ATGAAACGTATCTATTTAGCGGGTCCTGATGTGTTTTTCAGCGATGCCACCGAGCGCGCCAAGCTGCACAAGCAATTGGTACGAGACTTTGGCTTCAAGCCCTTGCATCCCGTTGATCAGGAAGAAATCGAGGCCTCGTCCATCTACCACCACAATATTCGCCTGCTGGATCAGGCCGATGCGGTTCTGGCCAATATCACGCCCTTTCGCGGCGCAGAGATTGATACCGGCACCGCCTTTGAAATTGGTTATGCCGTGGCTCAGGGCCTGCCTGTTTTCACCTACCGCTCTACTGCCGATACGGTTTTGGACACCGTGCGCGAACACTACAGCCCGGTCGTACTGGACCCCGCCAGCCAGATCTGGCGCGATCGCAACGGTGCACTGATCGAGGACTTCGGCCTGCCTTCAAACCTGATGGTGGCAATCAGCACGGAGTTTGTACACGGTTCCTTTACGGATGCCTTGATCGCCGCGCAAGATTATTTCAAAGCCATCAGCTAA
- a CDS encoding glutathione S-transferase family protein, protein MSRWVFYSAPGTCALATHIALHEAGADFDVVKLDFGANQQQSPEFLRVNPKGRVPALVTEQGALTETPALLAFVAQSFPAAKLAPLNDPFAFARMQELHSYLASTVHVAHAHKRRGSRWADDPAAEEAMRAKVPQNMTACAAYLESLIAGPWVLGEQFSVADAYLYTVGGWLEGDSVDMSQFPKLSAYLERVGAREAVRKAVAEAAA, encoded by the coding sequence ATGTCTCGTTGGGTGTTCTATTCCGCGCCAGGGACCTGCGCGCTTGCCACTCATATTGCACTGCATGAAGCAGGGGCTGACTTTGATGTGGTCAAGCTGGATTTTGGTGCGAATCAACAGCAAAGCCCGGAGTTTCTGCGCGTCAATCCCAAGGGGCGTGTTCCGGCACTGGTGACAGAGCAGGGCGCGTTGACGGAAACCCCGGCTTTGCTGGCTTTTGTGGCACAGAGCTTTCCGGCTGCCAAGCTGGCTCCTTTGAATGATCCCTTTGCGTTCGCCCGCATGCAGGAGCTGCACAGCTATCTGGCATCCACCGTGCATGTGGCCCACGCGCACAAGCGTCGTGGTTCCCGTTGGGCGGATGATCCTGCTGCGGAAGAAGCCATGCGTGCCAAGGTGCCGCAAAACATGACAGCTTGTGCGGCGTATCTGGAATCCCTGATTGCAGGCCCCTGGGTGCTGGGCGAGCAGTTCAGCGTGGCCGATGCGTATCTGTACACCGTAGGTGGCTGGCTGGAAGGTGACTCGGTTGATATGAGCCAATTTCCTAAACTCAGTGCCTATCTGGAGCGGGTAGGAGCGCGCGAGGCCGTGCGCAAGGCGGTAGCCGAGGCCGCTGCCTGA
- a CDS encoding DUF485 domain-containing protein gives MSSANTVVTAVTQHPAYQELLRRRNRMSLIFFGLTVIVYAGFILTLAFDPELFSRSVGSMTMTIGVLSAAIVLISAVVLVSTFVYISNKVYDPLLAQIMKDVT, from the coding sequence ATGAGCTCAGCCAATACTGTCGTGACGGCAGTAACCCAGCACCCCGCCTATCAAGAGCTGCTTAGAAGACGCAACCGCATGAGCCTGATCTTTTTCGGCTTGACCGTGATTGTGTACGCCGGTTTTATCTTGACCCTGGCCTTTGACCCCGAACTTTTCAGCCGCTCTGTCGGTTCCATGACCATGACGATTGGCGTGCTTAGCGCCGCCATTGTGCTGATTAGCGCTGTCGTCCTTGTGTCCACCTTCGTCTACATTTCCAACAAGGTCTATGACCCCTTGCTGGCTCAAATCATGAAGGACGTGACATGA
- a CDS encoding class I SAM-dependent methyltransferase — protein MRTPTSVQPFSDPALVARYADTTPQRIPGFQDLHRMALILLSERAKSNARILVLAAGGGLELKSFAQARPDWSFAGVDPSQAMLDLAAQVLGPLGSQVDLIQGYVDDAPLELFDGATCLLTLHFLSKAERLSLLKSLHARLRPGTALVVAHHCRPEEGATEDWLARSIAFATGTETTAEAIRSASNMAQHLTLLSPQEEEGLLREAGFTAPALFYAGLSFWGWVAYADDQA, from the coding sequence ATGAGAACCCCCACTTCCGTCCAGCCCTTTAGCGATCCTGCCTTGGTCGCCCGGTATGCCGATACAACGCCACAGCGCATCCCTGGCTTCCAGGACCTTCATCGCATGGCCTTGATCCTGCTTTCCGAACGGGCAAAGAGCAATGCCAGGATTCTGGTCCTGGCAGCAGGAGGCGGGCTGGAGTTGAAGTCCTTTGCGCAAGCCCGTCCAGATTGGTCTTTTGCAGGAGTCGATCCCTCGCAAGCCATGCTGGATCTGGCGGCCCAGGTGCTAGGGCCTTTGGGTTCGCAAGTGGATTTGATACAAGGCTATGTGGACGATGCACCGCTGGAGCTATTTGATGGTGCTACTTGTCTGCTGACTCTGCATTTCTTGTCAAAAGCAGAGCGCTTGTCGCTGTTGAAATCCTTGCACGCACGCTTGAGACCGGGGACGGCGCTTGTGGTGGCTCATCATTGTCGGCCAGAGGAGGGGGCAACTGAGGACTGGCTAGCCCGATCCATCGCCTTTGCCACAGGGACGGAAACTACGGCAGAAGCGATACGTTCTGCTTCAAATATGGCCCAGCATTTGACGCTGTTAAGCCCGCAGGAGGAAGAGGGTTTGTTGCGAGAGGCCGGGTTCACGGCACCAGCCTTGTTCTATGCAGGGCTCTCGTTCTGGGGCTGGGTAGCCTATGCAGATGATCAGGCCTAG
- a CDS encoding MurR/RpiR family transcriptional regulator: MPDTSNISFPDRVRAILSDLPASERRLAQFTLDFSGDLSSYNASELASLAQVSNATVTRLIRRLEYANYEAARKQIRSERTDDSFTSLSQPLSAGEAALYTHLQDSYSKLGNTYRHLSQSVLLEASQAISRARQVWLVGLQANYFLAGHFYWHLCKFMPGVRLIPGAGQTVSEYLADIQHQDVVIVFDLHPRPSHMPELIQRLETRCADLVLITDQDYKERPKTRWSLPCQPGSEQLPDNSVAVASLSHLLLSEILKVRGADRRDESEQELATADALF, from the coding sequence ATGCCAGACACCAGCAACATCTCTTTTCCTGACCGTGTACGCGCCATCCTGAGTGACCTTCCCGCTTCCGAGCGACGTCTGGCCCAATTCACGCTGGATTTCTCGGGTGATCTATCCAGCTACAACGCCTCGGAACTGGCCAGTCTGGCTCAAGTGTCCAATGCCACCGTCACGCGCCTGATCCGGCGTCTGGAATACGCGAACTACGAGGCGGCACGCAAACAGATTCGCTCGGAAAGAACGGATGACTCCTTCACCTCGCTCAGCCAGCCGCTGTCTGCGGGCGAAGCCGCCTTGTATACCCACTTGCAGGACAGCTATAGCAAGCTGGGCAATACCTACCGACATCTCTCCCAGTCGGTTCTGCTGGAAGCCAGCCAGGCCATCAGCCGTGCGCGACAGGTGTGGCTGGTAGGTTTGCAGGCAAACTACTTTCTGGCCGGGCATTTTTACTGGCATTTGTGCAAGTTCATGCCAGGGGTACGGCTTATCCCCGGCGCGGGCCAGACCGTCTCCGAATACCTGGCCGACATCCAGCACCAGGATGTCGTGATTGTTTTTGATTTGCATCCACGCCCCAGCCACATGCCGGAACTGATCCAGCGTCTGGAAACACGCTGTGCGGATCTCGTGCTGATCACCGACCAGGATTACAAGGAGCGCCCCAAAACCCGCTGGTCCCTGCCCTGCCAGCCCGGATCTGAACAGCTGCCTGATAATTCGGTGGCCGTTGCCAGCCTGTCCCATCTGCTGCTGTCCGAAATACTGAAAGTGCGTGGCGCTGATCGCCGCGATGAGTCAGAACAAGAACTGGCCACCGCTGACGCGCTGTTTTAA
- a CDS encoding response regulator transcription factor, whose product MNELLIADDHPLFREALRGVVASLFPGTAIYEADRISNLYPLVDDHPDADLLLLDLDIPGAIGFSALVHLRATYPSLPIILVTAHEEARFMRRAMDHGAMGFIPKSIDAQTLGVALQVVLDGGTWLPEIGSSAPGISLDEREVAAKLRELTPQQFRVLQMLSTGQLNKQIAYELNVSEATIKAHMTAILRKLGASNRTQAVLMASHLGLNQDESQDANTF is encoded by the coding sequence ATGAATGAACTGCTCATTGCTGACGATCACCCGCTATTTCGTGAAGCATTACGAGGAGTCGTAGCCAGCCTGTTTCCCGGCACGGCCATATACGAAGCGGATCGCATCTCCAACTTATATCCACTGGTCGACGACCATCCTGACGCCGATCTGCTCTTGCTGGATCTGGATATTCCGGGGGCAATTGGTTTCAGCGCGCTGGTCCATTTGCGTGCGACTTACCCCTCCCTGCCCATCATTCTGGTCACCGCCCATGAAGAGGCCCGCTTTATGCGCCGCGCTATGGATCACGGCGCCATGGGCTTCATCCCTAAATCCATTGATGCACAAACGCTGGGCGTGGCCTTGCAAGTGGTTCTGGACGGCGGCACCTGGCTGCCGGAAATCGGCTCTTCCGCCCCCGGCATCAGTCTGGACGAACGGGAAGTTGCCGCGAAATTGCGCGAGCTGACGCCACAACAATTTCGCGTGCTGCAAATGCTCAGCACCGGACAACTGAACAAACAGATTGCCTACGAGCTGAATGTCTCGGAGGCCACCATCAAGGCGCACATGACGGCCATCCTGCGCAAGCTGGGTGCTTCCAATCGCACCCAGGCCGTCCTGATGGCCAGCCATCTTGGTCTGAACCAGGATGAATCCCAGGACGCTAATACGTTTTAA
- a CDS encoding LysE family translocator: MDLASLSLYILAVSAVTVMPGPTMLLALNNGAHGGKRIAACGIAGAALSDLILIAAVGCGLGALLLASEQLFTVVKWIGAAYLLYLAYGLWNAPVSTIQTEASTEKALSGRAAFLRSLLVALSNPKGLLFFSAFLPQFIHPGDSIASQYITLALITALIDMALMTVYAVGGHHAMRLLSGQAMRWLNRGCAGMLAGLGIALSLYRRSNSN, translated from the coding sequence GTGGATTTAGCCAGCCTTTCTCTGTATATCCTTGCTGTGTCAGCCGTCACTGTCATGCCGGGCCCCACCATGCTGCTTGCCTTGAATAATGGTGCGCATGGCGGCAAACGGATTGCAGCTTGCGGTATTGCGGGTGCGGCCCTCTCGGATCTGATTCTGATCGCGGCCGTAGGCTGTGGACTGGGCGCGCTGCTGCTTGCTTCAGAACAGCTTTTTACCGTGGTGAAATGGATTGGCGCGGCCTATCTGCTGTATTTGGCTTATGGACTCTGGAACGCTCCGGTCAGCACCATCCAGACCGAAGCCTCCACGGAAAAAGCCCTGTCGGGTCGGGCCGCTTTTCTGCGCTCCTTACTGGTCGCATTATCCAATCCCAAAGGCCTGCTGTTCTTCTCTGCCTTTCTGCCGCAGTTCATCCACCCAGGCGATTCCATTGCAAGCCAGTACATCACGCTGGCGCTGATTACTGCCTTGATTGATATGGCATTGATGACTGTCTACGCCGTCGGAGGCCATCACGCCATGCGCCTGCTTTCTGGTCAGGCCATGCGCTGGCTGAACCGGGGTTGTGCAGGCATGCTGGCAGGTCTGGGTATTGCTTTAAGTCTGTATCGACGCAGCAATTCCAACTAA
- a CDS encoding NAD(P)/FAD-dependent oxidoreductase, producing MDFDIIIVGGSFAGQAAAIQLGRARRRVLLLDAGQPRNRFAQASHGFLGQDGQAPAAIMATAKLQLAKYGTVEQRAGRAVEVHAIEGGFQLLTEDAQTIRARRLILATGVKDGLPDIPGLQERWGNSVLHCPYCHGFELNQQPLGVLASSELAMHQAMLVPDWGPTTLFTQAAFTPNAEQEAQLIARGVQIEKTPIAELLGSKPGLESVRLQDGRIVAISGLFVAPKTELASDLAIQLGCKLTAGPTGSFIAVDPMQHTSVPGVFAAGDASSPMANATIAAAAGVMAAGGAHHSLIYGLVEQGGASSEKAA from the coding sequence ATGGACTTCGACATCATCATCGTCGGTGGCAGTTTTGCGGGGCAGGCAGCGGCGATTCAATTGGGTCGGGCGCGGCGGCGCGTACTTTTATTGGACGCGGGGCAACCCCGGAATCGCTTTGCCCAGGCCTCTCATGGCTTTCTGGGGCAGGATGGGCAGGCTCCGGCGGCCATCATGGCGACGGCAAAACTTCAGCTTGCGAAGTACGGGACGGTCGAGCAGCGAGCCGGGCGTGCTGTGGAGGTTCATGCCATAGAGGGTGGGTTTCAGCTATTGACCGAGGACGCCCAGACCATCCGTGCGCGTCGCCTGATTCTGGCCACTGGCGTCAAGGACGGCTTGCCTGATATTCCTGGTCTGCAGGAGCGTTGGGGCAACAGTGTGCTGCATTGTCCTTATTGCCATGGCTTTGAGCTGAACCAGCAGCCTTTGGGGGTGTTGGCCAGCAGCGAACTGGCTATGCATCAAGCCATGCTGGTGCCAGATTGGGGGCCGACCACCTTGTTTACTCAAGCTGCTTTTACACCGAATGCAGAGCAGGAAGCCCAACTGATAGCGCGTGGTGTGCAGATCGAAAAGACACCGATTGCAGAGCTGTTGGGAAGCAAGCCAGGACTGGAGTCAGTGCGTTTGCAGGATGGCAGAATTGTGGCTATTTCCGGTCTGTTTGTAGCGCCCAAAACAGAGTTGGCCAGCGACCTGGCCATACAGCTGGGTTGCAAGCTGACAGCGGGTCCTACGGGGTCTTTTATCGCTGTGGACCCCATGCAGCACACGTCTGTACCGGGTGTGTTTGCGGCGGGTGATGCGTCCAGTCCTATGGCTAATGCCACCATCGCTGCCGCTGCGGGGGTAATGGCGGCGGGTGGGGCACATCATTCCTTGATTTATGGTTTGGTCGAGCAGGGTGGAGCCAGCTCGGAAAAGGCTGCATGA
- the sstT gene encoding serine/threonine transporter SstT: MAHPANQARGPLGFILHGSLVTQIVIGLIAGILLGRFAPDAAHSIALLGQLFVSALKSVAPILVFVLVMSSIANQKAQSSSRMGPILLLYVLGTFLAALIAVIASFAFPVKLKLDLADTTLNPPGNIVEVLLDLLTSIVVNPVDALLNANYMGILAWAIALGLALKHGSQGSRDLLTDMANAVSSLVRLVIRFAPLGIFGLVAVTIAESGFDALRQYGLLLLVLVGCMLVVALVINPLIVFAKLRRNPYPLVFTCLRESGITAFFTRSSAANIPVNMALCERLGLHKDTYSVSIPLGATINMAGAAVTITVLTLAAVHTLEIPADVPTALLLSLVATIAACGASGVAGGSLLLIPLACNMFGISNDVAMQVVGVGFVIGVVQDSVETALNSSTDVLFTAAATLEPGRA, translated from the coding sequence ATGGCCCATCCCGCCAATCAAGCCAGAGGCCCATTAGGCTTTATCCTGCACGGCAGTCTTGTTACTCAAATTGTGATCGGTTTGATCGCCGGTATTTTGCTGGGGCGCTTTGCTCCCGATGCCGCACACTCGATCGCCCTGCTCGGTCAATTGTTTGTTTCTGCCTTGAAGTCGGTCGCGCCGATTCTGGTGTTTGTGCTGGTGATGTCTTCCATTGCCAATCAAAAAGCCCAATCCTCCAGCCGCATGGGCCCGATTTTGCTCTTGTATGTTCTGGGCACCTTCCTGGCCGCGCTGATTGCCGTGATCGCCAGTTTTGCCTTCCCCGTCAAACTCAAGCTGGATCTGGCCGACACCACCCTGAACCCGCCCGGCAATATCGTGGAGGTGTTGCTGGATCTGTTGACCAGCATTGTGGTGAACCCGGTTGATGCCTTGCTCAACGCCAATTACATGGGCATTTTGGCCTGGGCTATTGCTCTCGGTCTGGCACTGAAACACGGCTCGCAAGGTTCGCGTGACCTGCTTACCGATATGGCCAATGCCGTGTCGTCCCTGGTGCGCCTGGTCATTCGCTTTGCGCCGCTGGGTATTTTTGGTCTGGTAGCGGTCACCATTGCCGAGTCCGGCTTTGATGCGCTGCGCCAATACGGTTTGCTGCTGCTCGTGCTGGTGGGCTGCATGCTGGTGGTGGCCCTGGTCATCAATCCCTTGATCGTGTTTGCCAAGCTGCGTCGTAACCCGTACCCGCTGGTATTCACCTGCCTGCGTGAAAGCGGTATCACGGCCTTTTTCACCCGCAGTTCGGCTGCCAACATCCCTGTGAACATGGCTTTGTGCGAGCGTCTGGGCCTGCATAAAGACACCTACTCGGTATCGATTCCGCTGGGTGCCACCATCAATATGGCCGGTGCTGCTGTCACGATTACCGTGCTGACGCTGGCTGCGGTGCATACTCTGGAAATTCCGGCTGACGTGCCTACCGCCTTGCTGCTGAGCCTGGTGGCCACGATTGCTGCTTGCGGTGCGTCTGGCGTGGCCGGTGGCTCTTTGCTGCTGATTCCACTAGCATGCAATATGTTCGGTATTTCCAACGATGTCGCCATGCAAGTGGTTGGCGTAGGTTTTGTGATTGGAGTGGTTCAAGACTCGGTAGAAACGGCCTTGAACTCCTCGACCGACGTGCTGTTTACCGCTGCGGCAACGCTCGAACCAGGCCGTGCCTGA
- a CDS encoding cation acetate symporter, producing MKKLLLSLGLFGMASGNAMAAPSGQANTSAIVMFLIFIAGTMVITWWAARRTRTTSDFYTAGGGLTGFQNGLAIAGDYLSAASFLGIAGMVYVSGFDGMIYAIGFMFGWPVVMFLIAERLRNLGRYNFADVTSFRLSQNPMRILAASASLLIIALYLIAQMVGAGKLIVLLFGLDYNVAVVIVGSLMMIYVTFGGMTATTWVQIIKAVLMLFGATLMTILVLAAFYWDVDAMLAAAVETHPTGHAILEPGAAVSSNPLNVLSLGIALAFGTAGLPHILMRFFTVADAKEARKSVIYASSFIGYFYLLTFIIGFGAIALLVKHPEYFQTGPDGSFNMLTNLIGGTNMVAVHLANAVGGNLLLGFLAAVTFATIVAVVAGLALAGAAAISHDLYANVIAKGRATEKDQMRISRISTVVLGVLAILLGIIFENQNVAFMVGLAFAIAASANFPVLVLSIAWRGCTTRGATIGGFLGLVTATVWVVLSSTVWVDVFGFAEPITPFPNPGILSIPLAFFSIWLFSTLDNSARATQEREAFEALTVRSQTGIGAASASAH from the coding sequence ATGAAGAAACTACTTCTGAGCCTGGGCCTGTTTGGCATGGCCAGCGGCAATGCCATGGCGGCCCCATCTGGTCAGGCCAATACCTCGGCCATTGTCATGTTCCTGATCTTTATTGCCGGAACCATGGTCATTACCTGGTGGGCGGCCCGCCGCACACGCACCACATCGGACTTTTACACCGCCGGTGGCGGTTTGACCGGCTTTCAAAACGGTCTGGCGATTGCCGGGGACTATCTGTCCGCCGCCTCCTTCCTGGGGATTGCGGGCATGGTGTACGTCAGCGGTTTTGACGGCATGATTTACGCCATCGGCTTCATGTTCGGCTGGCCGGTTGTGATGTTCCTGATTGCAGAACGCCTGCGCAATCTGGGCCGCTACAACTTTGCCGACGTGACCTCGTTTCGCCTGTCCCAGAACCCCATGCGGATTCTGGCGGCCAGCGCCTCCCTGCTGATCATTGCCCTGTACCTGATCGCGCAAATGGTCGGCGCGGGCAAGCTGATCGTGCTGCTGTTTGGTCTGGACTACAACGTAGCCGTGGTGATTGTGGGTTCGCTGATGATGATTTACGTCACCTTTGGCGGCATGACGGCCACCACCTGGGTACAAATCATCAAGGCCGTACTGATGCTGTTCGGCGCCACACTGATGACGATTCTGGTTCTGGCCGCTTTCTACTGGGATGTCGATGCCATGCTGGCCGCTGCCGTGGAAACGCACCCCACCGGACACGCCATTCTTGAACCCGGCGCTGCCGTCAGCAGCAACCCGCTGAACGTGCTGTCCCTGGGTATTGCACTGGCCTTCGGTACCGCTGGCCTGCCGCATATCCTGATGCGTTTCTTCACCGTGGCCGATGCCAAGGAAGCCCGCAAATCCGTGATCTACGCCAGCAGCTTTATTGGCTACTTCTACCTGCTGACCTTCATCATCGGTTTCGGTGCCATCGCCTTGCTGGTCAAGCATCCCGAGTACTTCCAGACTGGCCCGGATGGTTCCTTCAACATGCTGACCAACCTGATTGGCGGCACCAATATGGTCGCGGTGCACCTGGCCAATGCGGTAGGCGGCAATCTCTTGCTGGGCTTCCTGGCTGCCGTGACCTTCGCCACCATTGTGGCCGTGGTGGCAGGTTTGGCTCTGGCGGGTGCGGCAGCTATTTCGCATGACTTGTACGCCAACGTCATTGCCAAAGGACGCGCAACCGAAAAAGACCAGATGCGCATTTCGCGTATCTCCACGGTGGTGCTGGGTGTGCTGGCAATTTTGCTGGGCATTATCTTCGAAAACCAGAACGTCGCCTTCATGGTGGGCCTGGCCTTTGCCATTGCAGCCAGTGCCAACTTCCCGGTCCTGGTGCTGTCGATTGCCTGGCGTGGCTGCACCACGCGTGGTGCCACCATTGGCGGCTTCCTGGGCCTGGTCACTGCCACAGTGTGGGTGGTCTTGAGCAGCACGGTGTGGGTCGATGTATTCGGTTTTGCCGAGCCCATCACCCCCTTCCCTAACCCCGGCATCCTGTCCATCCCGCTGGCTTTCTTCTCGATCTGGCTGTTTTCGACCCTGGATAACAGCGCCCGCGCTACCCAGGAACGCGAAGCCTTCGAGGCTCTGACCGTACGCAGTCAAACCGGCATCGGTGCGGCCAGCGCCAGCGCTCACTAA
- a CDS encoding Rrf2 family transcriptional regulator: MRSDSRLSRMLHVLLHMARHDQPFTSEQIATMLSTNPVVVRRTMAGLRKAGYVRSEKGHGGGWTLSCDLKEVTLLDIHKAVGGPRIFFIGHENENPSCGVAKVVNAALGDVLKDAEALVMQRLEAIPLAELLAEFEQLYKAEMAELDRKMAEQ; this comes from the coding sequence ATGAGAAGTGATAGTCGGCTCTCCCGCATGCTGCATGTTTTACTGCACATGGCCAGGCACGATCAGCCATTTACCTCCGAGCAAATCGCCACCATGCTCAGCACCAATCCCGTGGTCGTCCGACGCACTATGGCGGGCTTGCGCAAGGCGGGCTACGTGCGCTCTGAAAAAGGCCACGGGGGTGGCTGGACGCTAAGCTGTGATCTGAAAGAGGTCACGCTGCTGGACATACACAAAGCGGTTGGGGGACCGCGTATCTTCTTTATTGGCCACGAGAACGAGAACCCAAGCTGCGGTGTCGCCAAAGTGGTTAACGCCGCCTTGGGCGATGTGCTCAAGGACGCAGAGGCCCTGGTCATGCAAAGGCTGGAGGCTATTCCCTTGGCAGAGCTATTGGCCGAGTTTGAGCAGCTCTATAAGGCAGAAATGGCAGAGCTGGACAGGAAGATGGCGGAGCAATAA